The following are encoded together in the Chiloscyllium punctatum isolate Juve2018m chromosome 41, sChiPun1.3, whole genome shotgun sequence genome:
- the LOC140464919 gene encoding interferon regulatory factor 4-like isoform X2, giving the protein MNMDSDCNMAPVTSGNGKLRQWLIDQIDSGKYPGLVWENEDKTIFRIPWKHAGKQDYNREEDAALFKAWALFKGKFREGIDKPDPPTWKTRLRCALNKSNDFEELVDRSQLDISDPYKVYKIIPEGAKKGSKQMSMEGPQISINHHSYPTYPSMPPQIPNYIVQHERGWRDYEQPHPELSYQCPTVPFPPRNHHWQGPGCDNGYQVTGSFYACAPTESQAPGISIEPTMRSAEALALSDCRLHIFLYYRETLVREVTTTSPEGCRIAHGQDDKLFAASNIDQVLFPYPDSNSQRKGIEKLLSHLEKGVLLWMTPDGLYAKRLCQSRIYWEGPLAPYSDRPNKLERDQVTKLFDTQQFLAELQSYAHHGRSLMPRFQVVLCFGEEFPDPQRSRKLITAHIEPVFARQLFYFTQQNSGHLLRGFEIPDHVNSPEDYHRTIRHSIQD; this is encoded by the exons ATGAATATGGATTCAGACTGCAACATGGCTCCAGTAACTTCCGGAAACGGCAAACTTCGCCAGTGGTTGATTGATCAGATTGACAGTGGGAAATATCCCGGGCTGGTCTGGGAGAATGAAGACAAGACGATTTTCCGCATTCCTTGGAAACACGCCGGGAAACAGGATTACAACCGAGAGGAGGATGCGGCACTTTTCAAG GCTTGGGCACTTTTCAAAGGCAAATTTCGTGAGGGAATTGACAAGCCAGACCCCCCAACTTGGAAGACCAGACTGAGATGTGCCTTAAACAAGAGCAATGATTTTGAGGAATTGGTTGACCGCAGTCAACTCGACATCTCAGATCCATACAAAGTGTACAAAATTATTCCAGAAGGAGCAAAAAAAG GATCAAAGCAAATGAGCATGGAAGGTCCACAGATATCAATTAACCACCATTCATATCCTACATATCCATCAATGCCACCCCAG ATACCCAACTATATTGTACAACATGAACGTGGCTGGAGAGATTATGAACAGCCGCATCCAGAACTCTCTTATCAGTGCCCAACTGTGCCATTTCCTCCACGAAACCACCATTGGCAAGGCCCTGGTTGTGATAATG GTTATCAAGTGACTGGATCATTTTATGCTTGTGCACCTACTGAATCGCAAGCACCTGGTATTTCAATAGAACCTACTATGAGATCTGCTGAAGCACTGGCCCTTTCAG ACTGTCGACTACACATTTTTTTGTATTATCGAGAAACCCTGGTGAGAGAAGTGACAACAACAAGCCCTGAAGGTTGTAGAATAGCCCATGGCCAAGATGATAAGCTATTTGCAGCTAGCAACATAGATCAGGTGCTGTTCCCTTATCCAGACAGCAATTCACAACGCAAGGGTATTGAAAAACTACTCAGTCACTTGGAGAAGGGAGTCCTGCTGTGGATGACACCTGATGGTCTCTATGCCAAACGATTGTGCCAGAGCAGAATCTACTGGGAAGGACCTTTAGCACCATACAGCGACAGGCCTAACAAGCTGGAGAGAGACCAAGTCACAAAACTTTTTGACACACAACAGTTTTTAGCAG AACTACAAAGCTATGCACACCATGGTCGATCACTTATGCCTAGGTTCCAAGTTGTGCTCTGTTTTGGTGAGGAATTTCCAGATCCACAGAGATCAAGAAAACTTATCACAGCACAT atCGAGCCAGTGTTTGCCAGGCAGCTTTTTTACTTCACTCAACAGAACAGTGGACACTTGCTTAGAGGGTTTGAAATACCTGATCATGTGAACAGCCCAGAGGATTATCACAGAACCATTCGACATTCAATCCAAGACTAA
- the LOC140464919 gene encoding interferon regulatory factor 4-like isoform X1, translating to MNMDSDCNMAPVTSGNGKLRQWLIDQIDSGKYPGLVWENEDKTIFRIPWKHAGKQDYNREEDAALFKAWALFKGKFREGIDKPDPPTWKTRLRCALNKSNDFEELVDRSQLDISDPYKVYKIIPEGAKKAGSKQMSMEGPQISINHHSYPTYPSMPPQIPNYIVQHERGWRDYEQPHPELSYQCPTVPFPPRNHHWQGPGCDNGYQVTGSFYACAPTESQAPGISIEPTMRSAEALALSDCRLHIFLYYRETLVREVTTTSPEGCRIAHGQDDKLFAASNIDQVLFPYPDSNSQRKGIEKLLSHLEKGVLLWMTPDGLYAKRLCQSRIYWEGPLAPYSDRPNKLERDQVTKLFDTQQFLAELQSYAHHGRSLMPRFQVVLCFGEEFPDPQRSRKLITAHIEPVFARQLFYFTQQNSGHLLRGFEIPDHVNSPEDYHRTIRHSIQD from the exons ATGAATATGGATTCAGACTGCAACATGGCTCCAGTAACTTCCGGAAACGGCAAACTTCGCCAGTGGTTGATTGATCAGATTGACAGTGGGAAATATCCCGGGCTGGTCTGGGAGAATGAAGACAAGACGATTTTCCGCATTCCTTGGAAACACGCCGGGAAACAGGATTACAACCGAGAGGAGGATGCGGCACTTTTCAAG GCTTGGGCACTTTTCAAAGGCAAATTTCGTGAGGGAATTGACAAGCCAGACCCCCCAACTTGGAAGACCAGACTGAGATGTGCCTTAAACAAGAGCAATGATTTTGAGGAATTGGTTGACCGCAGTCAACTCGACATCTCAGATCCATACAAAGTGTACAAAATTATTCCAGAAGGAGCAAAAAAAG CAGGATCAAAGCAAATGAGCATGGAAGGTCCACAGATATCAATTAACCACCATTCATATCCTACATATCCATCAATGCCACCCCAG ATACCCAACTATATTGTACAACATGAACGTGGCTGGAGAGATTATGAACAGCCGCATCCAGAACTCTCTTATCAGTGCCCAACTGTGCCATTTCCTCCACGAAACCACCATTGGCAAGGCCCTGGTTGTGATAATG GTTATCAAGTGACTGGATCATTTTATGCTTGTGCACCTACTGAATCGCAAGCACCTGGTATTTCAATAGAACCTACTATGAGATCTGCTGAAGCACTGGCCCTTTCAG ACTGTCGACTACACATTTTTTTGTATTATCGAGAAACCCTGGTGAGAGAAGTGACAACAACAAGCCCTGAAGGTTGTAGAATAGCCCATGGCCAAGATGATAAGCTATTTGCAGCTAGCAACATAGATCAGGTGCTGTTCCCTTATCCAGACAGCAATTCACAACGCAAGGGTATTGAAAAACTACTCAGTCACTTGGAGAAGGGAGTCCTGCTGTGGATGACACCTGATGGTCTCTATGCCAAACGATTGTGCCAGAGCAGAATCTACTGGGAAGGACCTTTAGCACCATACAGCGACAGGCCTAACAAGCTGGAGAGAGACCAAGTCACAAAACTTTTTGACACACAACAGTTTTTAGCAG AACTACAAAGCTATGCACACCATGGTCGATCACTTATGCCTAGGTTCCAAGTTGTGCTCTGTTTTGGTGAGGAATTTCCAGATCCACAGAGATCAAGAAAACTTATCACAGCACAT atCGAGCCAGTGTTTGCCAGGCAGCTTTTTTACTTCACTCAACAGAACAGTGGACACTTGCTTAGAGGGTTTGAAATACCTGATCATGTGAACAGCCCAGAGGATTATCACAGAACCATTCGACATTCAATCCAAGACTAA